The following proteins are co-located in the Besnoitia besnoiti strain Bb-Ger1 chromosome Unknown contig00007, whole genome shotgun sequence genome:
- a CDS encoding myosin G (encoded by transcript BESB_075460), whose translation MGDRWWVPHSTEVWGVAVAAADNNKYRLVEVTDEGTDRGNLSVTVPNSDLAKVAPITDSRSLEGIRNVCDLGDVSEASVLHTVRIRYQKDEIYTNVGRIVLALNPFKYLPLYGPDFVRDYFHAPHAFDLAPHLFQVAAAAVKGLSERGKPQSTLITGESGAGKTESTKLILQFLADVTQGREATSLQQRILEISPVLESFGNASTSRNPNSSRFGKWIEVYFAENLKVLGATITSYLLELPRVTRHITGERSYHVFYQLVHGLSTSDLVGVAEAYQLGTDPSAFSYLMPQEPVMTGKNATAEKTASHPPAHEVDDLAGFSELKRALLILGFTPSTQNAIFSIVAAILHLGNVAFDPDAAGEKCVVLGATRDHLATASELLGLDVSMVEGALTSRKMKTGNESILIPLKVDQAGAARDSFSKLVYGYLFNWLIAQINDSLAPCRGQIFDVNRYVGLLDIAGFESFRVNGFEQLCINLSNEELQHHFNADIFLNEISDYEKDGLKGVSITFEDNADVLQLIAGKGGIIATLDEEVFVPKGSDQGFLNKLNKAQANSKRFIQNKIQGSMSFGIRHYAGDVTYTVDGWLVKDQNAPPQEATDCLHTSKNAIVKAVLETALGLAGGGAGRGGKSTVGSVFKKQLNELMAKINGTDSHYVRCIKPNPFHKPRALHSAQILHQLVCSGVMEAIRIRKSGFALRLFHQDFVDRYRLVLGSKAAVDLRALDATDAARELVKQLIASKGVSSEECLVGRTKVFARSNVQDVLERAREEAMVEPVIHIQAVYRGFRTRQQCRVLFEVYGRLKEFLTAGEEAYKRGGYLTTNPIFPNAATPKHLQKKAILLGDLVSKLEALDPALQPGCLPSVSKYHMRMAAEAEVCLELERVLDLIERRVEENEANIPSMLQAALQKADKQKLSGIWIDAAARRLRQLESEAQLGDALDQALDAKDKAAMTRLLEDTKKLEAAATPPRLLTTYLASLVASAEAFLASDLREEERLKREREKAEASRKEAKERQQQEALLMDAVEERRRSERMSLISAASELFARRSMESMQAPRLHIEREVEAETASTSESDWTDSSEEESIDDFDAPYALDDEEGGESRAPSYYLRKFLREVARATRECDPAQIAFLLERAKEANLGKGPRELQLARVQLENLGDPAFLNSELKEAVVGVTWGVATQEDLLKLRNLVRQAQLFKGKTKQDHAYGRNAAPASYGGIDEKVLASAMATLESLRRIEGRERERDEKDEHIGSAGERGERGSARTAFPFEDYPKLQINIQIQETKSMRKAERLLFRREELLSHQSEPLAEPLLRPPDPHARALALNVFRSILGVMGDRFCVGRSALSEEILTLGRNADDLRDEIYCQVLKQLRNNPSAGNTLAGLRLLQACCQSFPPSARLEPYLRYSLHQYLSGVCATGGGGSGTGIKFQQDVEQICRHALRDLELTCDRKREEVGEYATQRTKRAIGGSEGSRQVQRLFVEGERPRDLCVDLVTELNLVGVDDWAIMEEISDYEVKKTTARGPPPAAFRLLRHDQPVQAYISQANAPVHLCLRRPVIRVDEALPLHPETAALIYRQAVTQYQQHVFNEDPILLSNISAHLLQVEGLLKLSAPRVPPWPSLSWSIPQRLHWLQSEAAWVASVSEAAAGLDPEEGDLLAMSAAFKLMQKLTGFGGSVWLADAFPLFVADLKRSARLHEVVKQTTPGAEVSLSALLETRRTPLALLQQWMPVLGDGEDRERIQRICSALSNRRKGTHRKKGEQSRATHASALSADLKGEAPPNGDQAHGQKKTSRRGQLWRTLLCRRVDHGSVGSNAVLSHVHRGQKRNPDDVYTLTGSWWIAVNQKGIHIATVFDDEGLAIASAPDPGAHAHVVSLEEKREEGREEGTRGRQHQKSQESSESRHTEERGEPGDLDGRGPPRKDVITNGARGGEAQDDKKGVFTIQPENLWLVAALDSRNDAPDRLLLGYDDPRTGKRRLEAFVSRVRNEYFGSSKHRV comes from the exons ATGGGGGATCGATGGTGGGTTCCTCACTCTACGGAGGTCTGGGGCGTGGCAGTAGCTGCGGCGGACAATAACAAGTACAGGCTCGTTGAGGTCACGGACGAAGGCACAGATCGAGGAAATCTGTCTGTCACGGTACCGAATTCAGATCTAGCTAAGGTGGCTCCTATTACAGACTCGAGATCCCTCGAAG GGATCAGAAACGTGTGTGATCTAGGTGACGTTTCTGAGGCGTCCGTTCTCCACACAGTTCGCATACGATATCAGAAGGATGAAATATACACGAATGTGGGGCGCATTGTGTTAGCACTCAACCCCTTCAAATATCTCCCTCTATATGGTCCTGATTTCGTTCGGGATTATTTCCATGCCCCGCACGCTTTTGATCTGGCGCCGCACCTCTTTCAagtcgcggcagctgctgtcAAAGGCCTTTCAGAGCGAGGGAAGCCGCAAAGCACGTTGATAACCGGTGAATCAG GCGCTGGAAAAACGGAATCAACGAAACTCATTCTCCAGTTCCTTGCTGACGTGA CGCAAGGGCGCGAGGCAAcatcgctgcagcagagaatCTTGGAGATCAGTCCGGTGCTGGAGAGCTTCGGAAATGCCTCCACAAGCCGAAACCCCAATTCGAGTCGATTTGGAAAGTGGATTGAAGTGTATTTCGCGGAGAATCTAAAGGTCCTAG GCGCAACAATAACCTCTTATCTTCTCGAACTCCCGCGTGTAACACGCCATATAACAGGGGAGAGAAGCTATCATGTGTTCTACCAGCTGGTACACGGCCTCAGCACATCCGATCTAGTAGGTGTAGCGGAGGCGTATCAGCTTGGTACGGACCCGTCGGCCTTTTCTTATCTAATGCCTCAAGAACCGGTCATGACAGGGAAAAATGCAActgcagagaagacggcATCCCACCCTCCTGCGCATGAAG TGGACGATCTCGCTGGCTTCTCCGAGCTAAAGCGGGCCCTGCTGATTCTTGGCTTCACTCCTTCGACCCAGAATGCGATCTTTTCTATTGTTGCTGCCATTCTCCACCTCGGCAATGTCGCGTTTGATCCG GATGCAGCAGGCGAGAAATGTGTTGTGCTGGGAGCCACACGCGACCACCTCGCAACGGCGAGCGAATTGTTGGGTCTAGACGTATCG ATGGTGGAAGGAGCATTGACGAGCCGGAAAATGAAGACAGGAAACGAAAGCATCCTCATTCCTTTGAAAGTCGACCAAGCTGGAGCGGCCCGCGACAGCTTTTCCAAACTTGTCTACGGTTATCTGTTCAACTGGCTTATTGCGCAAATCAATGATAGCCTAGCTCCATGCCGTGGACAGATTTTTGAC GTTAACCGTTACGTGGGGCTGTTGGATATCGCGGGGTTTGAGAGCTTTCGGGTCAACGGCTTTGAGCAGCTCTGCATAAACCTATCGAACGAAGAACTTCAGCACCACTTCAATGCAGATATTTTCCTCAACGAAATCAGCGACTATGAGAAAGACGGATTAAAGGGAGTATCTATAACGTTCGAAGACAATGCAGACGTGTTGCAGCTTATTGCTGGAAAAGGAG GAATAATCGCGACTCTAGATGAGGAGGTTTTTGTCCCCAAAGGCTCCGACCAGGGCTTCCTGAACAAGTTAAACAAGGCACAAGCAAACAGCAAACGCTTTATTCAGAACAA AATCCAGGGATCAATGTCTTTTGGCATTCGGCACTACGCGGGGGACGTGACGTATACAGTCGACGGCTGGCTGGTGAAGGACCAGAATGCACCTCCGCAGGAAGCGACTGACTGCCTTCATACTTCTAAAAATGCAATTGTCAAAGCGGTGCTGGAGACGGCATTAGGCCTCGCAGGTGGTGGAGCAGGACGGGGGGGCAAGAGTACTGTAG GATCCGTCTTCAAGAAGCAACTGAACGAACTAATGGCGAAAATAAACGGAACTGATAGCCACTACGTGCGGTGCATAAAACCCAACCCATTTCATAAGCCGAGAGCGCTTCACTCGGCACAGATCCTTCATCAACTTGTATGCTCAG GTGTGATGGAGGCGATTCGGATTCGCAAATCGGGATTCGCCCTTCGTCTTTTTCACCAAGACTTCGTGGACCGCTACCGACTCGTATTGGGCTCCAAGGCCGCGGTCGATCTCCGCGCCCTTGACGCAACAGATGCAGCTCGCGAGCTG GTGAAGCAGCTTATTGCTAGTAAAGGCGTATCGTCCGAGGAGTGTCTCGTCGGCCGGACAAAAGTGTTTGCCCGATCCAACGTCCAAGATGTACTTGAGCGTGCGCG AGAAGAAGCTATGGTGGAGCCAGTCATTCACATTCAGGCCGTGTACCGGGGCTTTCGAACTCGTCAGCAATGCAGAGTGCTGTTCGAGGTCTATGGCCGCCTCAAGGAGTTCCTGACTGCCGGTGAAGAAGCGTATAAGCGCGGCGGCTATTTGACGACAAACCCGATATTTCCAAATGCAGCAACACCTAAGCATCTCCAGAAAAA AGCTATCTTGCTGGGCGATTTGGTCTCGAAGTTGGAAGCGCTCGACCCTGCGCTACAGCCTGGCTGTCTTCCTAGCGTGTCCAAATACCACATGAGAATGGCGGCGGAAGCTGAAGTGTGCCT CGAACTGGAGCGGGTTCTGGATCTGATAGAGAGGCGGGTagaagagaacgaggcgAACATACCATCCATGCTTCAGGCGGCTCTTCAGAAGGCAGACAAACAGAAGCTTTCCGGCATTTGGATTGATGCA GCTGCCAGGCGGTTACGCCAGCTGGAATCGGAAGCTcagctcggcgacgcgctggaTCAGGCTCTTGATGCGAAGGACAAAGCAGCGATGACTCGCCTCCTTGAGGACACGAAGAAGCTCGAG GCTGCAGCTAcccctcctcgtctcttgACGACATATCTTGCCTCGCTAGTTGCATCTGCGGAGGCATTTCTGGCGAGCGATttgcgagaggaggagagactcaagcgcgaaagagagaaagcggaggCATCGCGGAAGGAAGCAAAAGAGCGGCAACAACAGGAGGCCTTGCTGATGGATGCGgtcgaggagaggagacgcagcgaacGCATGTCCCTCATTTCCGCTGCTTCGGAGTTATTTG CTCGTAGAAGCATGGAATCTATGCAAGCACCTCGCCTACATATCGAGCGAGAGGTGGAAGCCGAGACAGCGTCTACTTCGGAGTCAGACTGgacagacagcagcgaggaggaaagcatTGACGATTTTGACGCTCCTTATGCCTTGGATG ACGAGGAAGGTGGCGAATCGCGCGCCCCCTCGTACTACTTGCGGAAGTTCCTGAGGGAGGTGGCCAGGGCGACACGGGAATGCGACCCGGCTCAGATAGCGTTCCTCCTCGAACGGGCGAAAGAAGCAAATCTTGGAAAAGGGCCGCGAGAGCTCCAGCTTGCCCGCGTGCAGCTAGAGAATTTGGGCGACCCTGCATTCCTGAATTCTGAGTTGAAAGAGGCTGTTGTCGGGGTCACGTGGGGGGTAGCTACCCAGGAAGATCTCCTGAAGCTAAGGAACTTAGTGCGTCAGGCGCAGTTGTTCAAAGGAAAGACAAAACAGGACCACGCCTACGGACGAAACGCTGCCCCCGCCTCTTACGGCGGAATTGATGAAAAAGTGCTAGCTTCGGCAATGGCAACGCTTGAAAGTCTAAGACGCATAGAAGGACGGGAGCGAGAACGAGATGAGAAGGACGAACACATAGGCAGTGCTGgtgagcgaggagaaagaggaagcgcTCGGACAGCATTCCCGTTCGAAGACTATCCGAAGCTTCAAATCAATATCCAGATTCAGGAGACAAAG AGCATGCGTAAAGCAGAGCGCTTGCTTTTTCGCCGAGAGGAGCTTTTGAGCCACCAGAGCGAACCTCTTGCGGAGCCGCTGCTCCGCCCCCCTGACCCGCACGCTCGTGCACTAGCGCTGAACGTTTTCCGCTCCATTCTCGGCGTCATGGGGGATCGCTTCTGCGTgggccgcagcgccctcaGCGAGGAAATCTTGACGTTGGGCAGGAATGCAGACGACTTGAGAGATGAAATCTACTGTCAAGTCCTGAAGCAGCTCCGGAACAATCCATCTGCAGGGAACACCCTCGCCGGTCTACGCCTACTCCAGGCCTGCTGTCAGTCGTTTCCGCCTTCGGCGAGGCTCGAGCCCTATCTCCGATACAGCCTGCACCAGTACTTGTCAGGCGTATGTGCCACTGGCGGCGGGGGCTCTGGCACGGGCATCAAATTCCAACAAGACGTAGAGCAAATATGCAGGCATGCGCTTCGAGATTTGGAGCTTACCTGCGACCGGAAACGCGAAGAAGTTGGGGAGTATGCAACACAGAGGACTAAACGAGCgatcggcggcagcgaagggAGTAGGCAAGTGCAG CGACTCTTCGTCGAAGGCGAGCGCCCCAGGGATCTCTGCGTAGACCTCGTGACCGAACTGAATCTCGTCGGTGTGGATGATTGG GCTATCATGGAGGAGATTTCCGACTATGAGGTCAAAAAGACGACCGCACGAGGCCCGCCCCCAGCAGCCTTCCGCCTTTTGCGCCACGATCAACCTGTTCAAGCCTACATTTCCCAGGCCAACGCTCCA GTCCAcctgtgtctgcgtcgccccgTCATCCGAGTTGACGAGGCTTTGCCCCTGCACCCTGAGACGGCAGCGCTAATTTATCGACAGGCGGTCACGCAGTACCAGCAACACGTGTTCAACGAGGATCCCATTCTCCTCTCGAATATCAG CGCCCACCTGCTCCAAGTGGAAGGTCTTTTGAAgctgtctgcgcctcgcgtcccGCCGTGGCCTTCGCTCAGTTGGTCGATACCTCAACGTCTTCACTGGTTGCAGAGCGAAGCGGCCTGGGTAGCGTCAGTctcggaggcggcagcaggtCTCGACCCTGAGGAAGGGGATCTTCTGGCCATGAGCGCTGCTTTCAAGCTCATGCAGAAACTAACT GGATTCGGAGGCTCCGTGTGGCTAGCGGATGCCTTCCCTCTCTTCGTGGCAGACCTCAAGCGCAGTGCGCGTCTGCATGAAGTGGTCAAGCAGACAACTCCAGGGGCCGAAGTGTCGCTGTCGGCCTTGCTGGAAACACGTCGGACGCCGCTGGCGTTGCTGCAGCAGTGGATGCCGGTCTTGGGGGACGGCGAGGATCGAGAACGCATACAGAGGATTTGCAGTGCGTTAAGTAACAGGCGTAAGGGAACACACCGGAAGAAGGGAGAGCAATCACGCGCCACGCACGCCTCTGCTCTCAGTGCCGACCTCAAGGGCGAGGCACCACCAAACGGAGACCAAGCGCACGGACAGAAGAAAACAAGCCGCAGGGGCCAGCTGTGGAGGACGCTGCTCTGCCGTCGAGTCGACCACGGGTCAGTTGGCTCTAACGCGGTGCTTTCGCATGTGCACAGAGGCCAGAAACGGAACCCAGACGATGTCTACACGCTCACAGGAAGCTGGTGGATTGCCGTGAATCAAAAAGGAATCCATATTGCGACAGTGTTCGATGACGAGGGGCTTGCTatcgcgtcggcgcctgatCCGGGAGCACACGCTCACGTGGTATCTTtggaagaaaaacgcgaggaagggcgcgaagaaggcactCGTGGGAGGCAACACCAGAAATCCCAGGAGAGCAGCGAAAGCAGGCACACAGAAGAACGGGGTGAACCAGGGGATCTCGACGGCCGCGGACCCCCGCGGAAAGATGTAATCACAAACGGCGCCCGGGGAGGGGAGGCACAAGATGACAAGAAAGGAGTGTTTACCATTCAGCCGGAAAAC CTTTGGCTTGTTGCTGCCTTGGATTCTCGTAATGACGCACCCGATCGACTGCTCCTGGGCTACGACGACCCCCGGACAGGCAAACGAAGACTTGAGGCATTCGTCTCCCGGGTGAGAAACGAGTACTTCGGATCCAGCAAGCACAGGGTTTAG